In Humulus lupulus chromosome 7, drHumLupu1.1, whole genome shotgun sequence, the following are encoded in one genomic region:
- the LOC133790822 gene encoding vesicle-associated protein 2-2-like, protein MSKLLEIQPKELKFTIELKKPSSCSVRLANNTNYHVAFKVKTTSPKRYCVRPNVGVVMPNSSSDFIVTMQMPRTTPLDLDCKDKFLIQSTVVSAETTDEDITASMFVKDSGKLVEEKKLRVILISPTHSPTLSPINGALNQGMGHDYLIFKDQSLNGVENLSKQHTVSKDTEESVTVKIKEPKPVEATELKPVKNVEFMLEKDVQELKPAKGVEELKPAKHVEELKPVKYTEELKPVEYTEELKPAMYEEELKPAMYAEELKPSVYTEELKASMFAEELKPARYVEELKPSMCTEDLKSAKYVEDLKPSKYVEEVNPAKDVKYLNSDKDVEELKPAKDIELKSVGSVAELKPVRDVEMKNVKAVEELKLFKDVEEIKSKLSQFELKLHQADVAILKLMEERKSSIEERNFLQEKLAELSKGGVKTVQVGFPLLFVLMVAFISIVLGYRLHP, encoded by the exons ATGAGTAAACTTTTGGAAATTCAACCTAAAGAATTGAAGTTCACAA TTGAATTGAAGAAGCCTAGCTCATGCTCAGTTCGGCTTGCCAATAACACCAACTATCATGTTGCTTTTAAG GTTAAGACCACTTCCCCTAAGAGATACTGTGTACGGCCCAATGTAGGTGTTGTCATGCCAAATTCGAGTTCTGATTTTATAG TCACAATGCAAATGCCACGGACAACTCCACTAGACTTGGACTGCAAGGATAAGTTTTTAATCCAGAGCACAGTTGTTTCTGCTGAGACAACAGATGAGGACATTACAGCTAGCATG TTTGTCAAAGATAGTGGGAAGCTGGTTGAAGAGAAGAAACTAAGAGTGATTCTTATCAGCCCAACTCATTCACCAACCTTGTCGCCAATTAATGGAGCTTTAAACCAGGGGATGGGTcatgattatttaatttttaaagatcaatctttgaatgGAGTTGAAAATTTATCCAAACAGCACACG GTTAGCAAGGATACAGAGGAGTCTGTAACAGTTAAAATTAAAGAGCCAAAGCCAGTAGAGGCTACAGAATTGAAGCCAGTGAAAAATGTGGAGTTTATGCTAGAAAAGGATGTCCAGGAGTTGAAACCAGCAAAGGGCGTAgaggagctgaagcctgcgaagcacgTGGAGGAGTTGAAGCCTGTAAAGTACACGGAGGAGTTGAAGCCTGTAGAGTACACAGAGGAGTTGAAGCCCGCAATGTATGAAGAGGAGTTGAAGCCCGCAATGTATGCAGAGGAATTGAAGCCGTCAGTGTACACAGAGGAGTTGAAGGCATCAATGTTTGCAGAGGAGTTGAAGCCTGCAAGGTACGTGGAGGAGTTGAAGCCATCAATGTGCACGGAGGATTTGAAGTCTGCAAAGTACGTGGAGGATTTGAAGCCATCAAAGTACGTGGAGGAGGTGAATCCAGCAAAGGATGTCAAATATTTGAATTCAGATAAAGATGTAGAGGAATTGAAGCCAGCAAAGGACATAGAGTTAAAATCTGTAGGGAGTGTGGCGGAGTTGAAACCAGTGAGAGATGTTGAGATGAAAAATGTAAAGGCTGTAGAGGAGTTGAAGTTGTTTAAAGATGTTGAGGAGATTAAATCAAAGCTAAGCCAATTTGAACTAAAGCTTCACCAG GCTGATGTTGCTATTTTAAAGCTGATGGAGGAGAGGAAATCAAGCATTGAAGAGAGAAATTTTTTACAGGAGAAATTA GCAGAGTTGAGCAAAGGGGGCGTGAAAACAGTCCAAGTTGGGTTTCCTCTTCTGTTTGTTTTAATGGTTGCATTTATCAGCATCGTTCTTGGGTACCGTTTACACCCCTGA